Within the Maribacter sp. BPC-D8 genome, the region CCGCTTTTTATTCCTTTTGTAGTACTACTAATAGAGACTATTAAATTTAAAAAGAAAGCGAAATTGGTGTCTTTAGGGTATTGGATTTTTATAGCCGTAATTTTTGTTCAAACAGTAAGAACACCAGTTGAGAAACTATTGAACATACCTTCATCTGTTCATTTTGGTTTTGAGCCAATAGCTAATACGTTGAACAAGAATTATGATGAATATCAATGGGTGCTTCCTAATGTAACTTATGCCGGTAATGTGCGATTACTACATCCTGAACGAATAATACTTTCTGCAGATGATTATTCGTTATCAGCTTTAGAACTGAAACATAAAAGGGAAATTTCAATTACGATTAATCCATCCGAAGTAAAACAAACCACACCTGTAGATAGTCTAATTGGTTTTGGAAAAGAAAAAGAAAATCTATATTTCTATATAGATTAAGGAATTAAAAATTCCCCATTCCACTTATCATCAATCTTTGTAAATAGAGCTCTAATATGATTAGGTCGTTGAAGTTTTAAGTATTCAATTTTTGATGGAATAATATCGATTATCGTAAAGTAGTTCTCGTTTTCAACATATTCCACATGGTCAGGGTTTTTAATAGCGCTACCTGGGCTAGTTTGGGTGATGTAATCTTTTCTGCTGTTCGGTTGAATATTTTCCCATGTTGATTGTATTCTATCCTTATTTGTTACTATTTGGGCAGTTCCTTCCACTTTAAGTTGTAGCATTTTTTCAGGATGATATAGAAGAAAGCTAACTTGATTATTGGCTGCAATATGTTTCATCTTTTCGGTACGGCTATCTGTATAAATCGTTAAACGTAAATCATCGCTAACCTCACGAAGCACTACGGTACGCAAACGAGCTACCGTTTCGTTGCCGACTGTCGCCATGGTAATGAACCTGAACGGGTGTTCTCTTTCATTAACTCCGTTGTGTATTTCAGTACTTAATTCTTTGAAAAATGAATTGATCATGCAGGTGATTTATTTAAAGGTAAAAATAAATAGATTTTGTGGTAGGGTAAAAGAGAGTTTGGTTGTTATATAAGTAATAGCTGTGAAAAGGAAATTGATTAGGTTCAATTTTTAAGCTTTGGTTTGAATTTGGTTTTTGATTTATGTGAAAGCTCGGGGTGGTTCCTGAGCTTTTTTTTTTAAAATAAATGTAAGGTGAAAAGATAAGTATCGACTTAGTGTTTGAATACAGATTGTTATGAAAAAGATTTTTTAAGTATTCGGTTTGATAATTAGTTGATTGAAAAGCCCGGGTGATTACCGGGCTTTTATATTTAATATATTCTTTACCTGATCAGTAAATGACATTGATCAAAGTAGTACTATCACTTCACTTTATATTCTAAGCGCATGGTAATAGATGCTGTTTTATTTTTAGATGAGGTGTTATAAGCGCCTCCCCAACTATAATCTTCACCAGAATTTTGACCTGTAATCTGAAAAACGCCCATGTTAGCAGAAACCAAATCACCTAAATTACTGCCTGCATTTTCAGCTATTTTTTCAGCACGTATTCTAGCATCTTCGGTAGCTTTCGAAATCATTTCAATTTTAAGGTCGGCTAATTTGGTGTAGTAATATCTTGGTGGTGACGAGTTGAACTGCACCCCTTTATTCAATAATTCTGTAATTTCTCGCGAAACACCTTCAATCAAGGCAACATCTTCAGATTCTATTTTTAAAGTTTGAATTAATTGATAACCTCTAAAAATACTACCAACGTAATTTCCATTTTCATATTGGTTATCTCGCATTTCGGTAGTTTGTACACTATTAAAAATTATACTGCTCGCATCAATACCTTTTGAGGTTAAATATTGGCGAACGACCTCTTTATCACTATTTAATTGATCAAAAGCTGTCTTTAATACGGTACTATTTGTAGAAAATTGACCTTCCCAAACAATAAGATCAGAAGTGAAATTTTCATTACCTAAACCGGTAACAGAAATCATTTGTGGCGGGTTCGCCCTTTGTATATATGCGTTACCCAAAAAATAAGCAGCGATAACAATTGCTACTCCAAAAATTAATGCACTAACGTGTTTCATGAAAAATATTTAAAATAGAGTTTAAATATAACAAAAGATCCTTTTCAAGAACCGCCAATTTGCTATTTTTGCCCATGCAAAATAAAGTCCTGATACTAGATTTTGGTTCACAATACACCCAATTGATTGGAAGACGCGTACGTGAGCTAAATATTTTCTCTGAAATTAAACCTTATAATAAACTAC harbors:
- a CDS encoding pyridoxamine 5'-phosphate oxidase family protein translates to MINSFFKELSTEIHNGVNEREHPFRFITMATVGNETVARLRTVVLREVSDDLRLTIYTDSRTEKMKHIAANNQVSFLLYHPEKMLQLKVEGTAQIVTNKDRIQSTWENIQPNSRKDYITQTSPGSAIKNPDHVEYVENENYFTIIDIIPSKIEYLKLQRPNHIRALFTKIDDKWNGEFLIP
- a CDS encoding SIMPL domain-containing protein — encoded protein: MKHVSALIFGVAIVIAAYFLGNAYIQRANPPQMISVTGLGNENFTSDLIVWEGQFSTNSTVLKTAFDQLNSDKEVVRQYLTSKGIDASSIIFNSVQTTEMRDNQYENGNYVGSIFRGYQLIQTLKIESEDVALIEGVSREITELLNKGVQFNSSPPRYYYTKLADLKIEMISKATEDARIRAEKIAENAGSNLGDLVSANMGVFQITGQNSGEDYSWGGAYNTSSKNKTASITMRLEYKVK